In Acinetobacter piscicola, a single window of DNA contains:
- a CDS encoding type VI secretion system accessory protein TagJ, producing MSLQKNISKTIEQIRNNPLNHNLRLHLIQLYCMAGQWQQAKKNLNQYLKLNPSDQQTRALFLGNIACEIQRLDVYTANSSAMPYIEDHDIAIQQKIVKQLQAPNTLNDLFLELHEQVQPNFLIQLNDLTEIQDEFIDTDIRFSHIFEIFEENRYTWLSLADIESVQFKPTEILTDLIWRRAEIILKNKQSIACFVPVRYPFTEQQHLEDSLLYARSTNWENLGDFAVALGQKTFSNTTLDIGILDIANIYSI from the coding sequence ATGTCACTTCAAAAAAATATTTCTAAAACGATTGAGCAGATTAGAAATAATCCTTTAAATCATAATCTTAGACTGCACTTAATTCAGTTGTATTGTATGGCTGGGCAATGGCAACAGGCAAAAAAAAACCTTAACCAATATTTAAAACTGAATCCTAGTGATCAACAAACACGAGCTTTATTTCTTGGAAATATTGCGTGTGAAATTCAGCGTTTAGATGTTTATACTGCTAATTCTTCTGCCATGCCTTATATTGAAGATCATGACATTGCAATTCAACAAAAGATTGTGAAACAGTTACAAGCACCAAATACTCTAAATGATCTTTTCCTAGAGTTGCATGAACAAGTACAGCCAAATTTCTTAATACAATTGAATGATCTGACTGAAATCCAAGATGAGTTTATAGATACAGATATTCGTTTTAGTCATATCTTTGAAATTTTTGAAGAAAACAGATATACATGGCTAAGTTTAGCTGACATAGAGTCTGTACAGTTTAAACCGACTGAAATTTTAACGGACTTAATTTGGCGTAGAGCTGAAATTATTTTAAAGAATAAACAAAGCATTGCCTGTTTTGTTCCTGTACGTTATCCATTTACGGAACAGCAGCATTTAGAAGATAGTTTACTGTACGCCCGGAGTACGAATTGGGAAAATCTAGGTGATTTTGCTGTTGCGCTTGGTCAAAAGACGTTTAGCAATACCACACTAGATATTGGTATTTTGGATATTGCAAATATTTATAGTATTTAA
- a CDS encoding Hcp family type VI secretion system effector → MAIDIFLKIDGINGESKDSNHRDWIDVQDFTWGASQPATLTSGGGGGAGKVNFQDLNITAAIDKAAPVILKHSAIGRHIPKLEVSVCKAGGEQIEYSRITLEDVIVTAVEFVGSKTNEVLFVNYKFQAVKVKNQYWEQTERGGRGPETQMAYDIKLNKSTG, encoded by the coding sequence ATGGCTATTGATATTTTTTTAAAAATCGATGGAATTAATGGTGAGTCGAAAGACTCAAATCATAGAGATTGGATTGATGTACAAGATTTTACTTGGGGTGCTAGTCAACCTGCGACTTTAACAAGTGGTGGTGGTGGTGGTGCAGGTAAAGTTAATTTTCAGGATCTTAATATTACTGCAGCAATTGATAAGGCAGCACCAGTTATTTTAAAGCATAGTGCTATTGGTCGTCATATTCCTAAGCTTGAAGTTTCCGTATGTAAAGCAGGTGGTGAGCAAATTGAGTATTCTCGTATTACATTAGAGGATGTCATTGTGACTGCTGTTGAGTTTGTTGGTTCTAAAACAAATGAAGTGCTATTCGTAAACTATAAGTTCCAAGCTGTCAAAGTTAAGAATCAGTATTGGGAGCAAACTGAGCGTGGTGGCCGTGGCCCTGAAACTCAAATGGCTTATGATATCAAGCTTAACAAATCTACAGGTTAA
- the tssF gene encoding type VI secretion system baseplate subunit TssF, producing the protein MDKVFLEKYHQELKYFRDASKEFAQQHPRAATRLGLSAPEIEDPYVERLIEAVSFLTARVNLKIDAEYPKFVQHILKVIHPDLTQSIPSAAVVELKSLSKSTFTVPKLSSISTLDISKGNATCKFSTCNEIQVVPFLLENIKYSHKLVDVLQASISQNKSKSLLSFDIILPTGFCLDKLDVSNLRWFISAHDLKVSSELLYFLAEKCEGFQVELAESEQNSQWHYKFKPQFNFVGFNESLAFYNTRSSNYLKHILEYAVLPEKYLFFKIENLQDVFVQLIRQHVIKFNENDTDQILLKPLQLQFKCVFNDTSELLDRYIDHDSLSFNSVVIHNVFSKKARIIVDQFVNEQHIVMDKLRPVDYEVIKIDKIEGYSKLNHQVKTFEPIYKLTNDTGHFDQAGYGFFSEFHKQSNISNKKHSYKGSECYVLLTNQLKSIIEDDLDQLAVTAWCSNRALPSEISWSLDRDLKMTDDSFKVHKIKRRSSFTQPISAPMENASLWRLLNLLSSNFISLDHANPNALTQQIKNNLYLFFEITANVAFKAQVNAIQNIRAEKTRKVKRIEHQLTPITGLHFNIIIDDMLMSHVHPYLWGKVLLEYFKGFSPINQFVEMSLKNQNNTLIAQYSSI; encoded by the coding sequence TTGGATAAGGTATTTTTAGAGAAATATCATCAAGAGTTAAAATATTTCCGAGATGCATCGAAAGAATTTGCACAACAACATCCTCGTGCTGCAACTCGATTAGGTTTATCTGCACCAGAAATTGAAGATCCTTATGTAGAGCGTTTAATTGAAGCTGTGAGTTTTTTAACGGCACGTGTAAACTTAAAAATTGATGCTGAATACCCTAAGTTTGTACAACATATTTTAAAAGTGATTCATCCTGATTTAACTCAATCTATTCCAAGTGCTGCTGTTGTAGAGTTAAAATCTCTAAGTAAATCTACATTTACTGTGCCCAAATTGAGTAGTATTAGTACACTCGATATTTCAAAGGGTAATGCAACCTGTAAGTTTTCGACGTGTAATGAGATTCAAGTTGTTCCATTTTTACTTGAAAATATTAAATATAGCCATAAGCTTGTAGATGTTCTACAAGCATCTATATCGCAAAACAAATCAAAATCATTGCTAAGTTTTGATATTATTTTACCCACAGGCTTTTGTTTAGATAAACTTGATGTATCAAATTTACGTTGGTTTATTTCTGCACATGATTTAAAAGTCAGTTCTGAATTACTTTATTTCTTAGCTGAAAAGTGTGAAGGATTTCAAGTCGAACTTGCTGAAAGTGAGCAGAATAGTCAATGGCATTATAAATTTAAACCTCAGTTTAATTTTGTTGGTTTCAATGAATCATTGGCGTTTTATAATACGCGCAGTTCTAATTATTTGAAGCATATTCTTGAATACGCTGTATTACCTGAGAAATATCTCTTTTTTAAAATAGAAAATTTACAAGATGTATTTGTGCAGTTGATTCGTCAGCACGTAATAAAATTTAATGAGAATGATACTGATCAAATTTTATTGAAACCTTTACAGCTACAGTTCAAGTGTGTGTTTAATGATACGTCTGAGTTATTAGATCGCTATATTGATCATGATAGCCTTAGCTTCAATAGTGTGGTTATTCACAATGTGTTCAGTAAAAAAGCACGTATTATTGTTGACCAATTTGTGAATGAACAACATATTGTAATGGATAAATTACGCCCCGTTGATTATGAAGTCATTAAAATTGATAAAATTGAAGGGTATAGTAAGCTTAATCATCAAGTTAAAACATTTGAACCGATTTATAAATTGACCAATGATACAGGTCATTTTGACCAAGCGGGTTATGGTTTTTTTTCAGAGTTTCATAAGCAATCGAATATCTCAAATAAAAAACACTCCTATAAAGGTAGTGAGTGCTATGTTTTATTGACCAATCAATTGAAATCCATTATCGAAGATGATTTAGATCAGCTTGCTGTTACTGCATGGTGTAGTAATCGTGCTTTGCCAAGTGAAATCAGTTGGAGTTTAGATCGTGATTTAAAAATGACAGATGATTCTTTTAAAGTTCATAAAATTAAACGACGTTCAAGTTTTACTCAACCCATTTCAGCACCTATGGAAAATGCCTCACTTTGGCGTTTGCTTAACTTATTATCTTCAAATTTTATTAGTTTAGATCATGCTAATCCAAACGCTTTAACTCAGCAAATTAAAAATAATTTATATCTGTTTTTTGAAATAACCGCAAATGTTGCATTTAAGGCACAGGTAAATGCTATACAAAATATTCGTGCGGAAAAAACCCGTAAGGTCAAAAGGATAGAGCATCAATTGACGCCTATTACAGGTTTACATTTTAATATCATCATTGATGATATGCTCATGAGTCACGTTCACCCATATTTGTGGGGAAAAGTATTGTTGGAGTATTTTAAAGGATTTTCACCGATTAACCAATTTGTTGAAATGAGCTTAAAAAATCAAAATAATACTTTAATTGCTCAATATTCAAGTATTTGA
- the tssE gene encoding type VI secretion system baseplate subunit TssE, translated as MIKNRSDKNIASLFDRLTEEHHLDGVKGLDNQKMKQMVIRDLLFLLNTPSYYYSKEDEQIFEYESSVLNFGIEPISGKRVSEIDWGHVERNIQKAIGLFEPRILKSNLEVKCIFGLENKAKYNLMNIEIKGYIKSTPFPERFVLKTHLDVETGNFDLIN; from the coding sequence ATGATAAAAAATCGTAGTGATAAAAATATTGCTTCATTATTTGATCGTCTTACAGAAGAGCATCATTTGGATGGGGTTAAGGGGCTAGATAATCAGAAGATGAAACAAATGGTTATCCGAGATTTATTATTTTTGTTAAATACACCAAGTTATTATTATTCAAAAGAAGATGAACAAATTTTTGAATATGAAAGTTCAGTATTGAATTTTGGTATTGAACCTATTTCTGGAAAGCGTGTTTCTGAGATTGATTGGGGGCATGTAGAGCGAAATATTCAAAAAGCAATTGGTCTGTTTGAGCCAAGAATATTGAAATCTAATTTGGAAGTAAAATGTATTTTCGGTTTAGAAAATAAAGCAAAATATAATTTAATGAATATTGAAATTAAAGGCTATATTAAATCAACACCGTTTCCTGAAAGATTTGTTCTTAAAACACACTTAGATGTTGAAACTGGAAACTTTGATCTTATAAATTAG
- the tssG gene encoding type VI secretion system baseplate subunit TssG, with the protein MSDVNPLNEFELLNRHEFIGQMQLFALIRSLESLCNFEHKIGDEKRFGTNKVRFTQTAFLAFPDKQINHLEQKNDILNVDIKGFGLFGPNGALPIHISEQIYERRIHQKDHTFNDFVDIFHNRLIALFYKSWRDAQDIVSLEGKDAWHFSRFIASILGLEHRKELETEIHHYSKFDAANLLLNQNMPIDNLKVIIENYFDVPVEILQNIGQWIDASEFSTQLSNPNKLMLGQGLLIGDKIFDATQKIRIRIGPIKPEQYLKFLRGQKAALKLAEWVEHYTRHQFQWDAEFIVDKEFISQQQLGQGLALGYTSWLGQPIANPEVIIEY; encoded by the coding sequence ATGAGTGATGTCAATCCTTTAAATGAGTTTGAATTACTTAACCGTCATGAATTTATTGGGCAAATGCAGTTATTTGCGCTTATTCGCTCATTGGAAAGTTTATGTAATTTTGAGCATAAAATTGGTGATGAAAAAAGATTTGGTACAAATAAAGTTCGATTTACTCAAACGGCTTTTCTAGCTTTTCCAGATAAGCAAATCAATCATTTAGAGCAAAAAAATGATATTTTAAATGTTGATATTAAAGGTTTTGGATTATTTGGACCAAATGGTGCCTTGCCTATTCATATTTCAGAACAAATTTATGAAAGAAGAATTCATCAAAAAGATCATACATTTAATGATTTTGTCGATATTTTTCATAATCGTTTGATTGCTTTGTTTTATAAATCTTGGCGTGATGCACAAGATATTGTTTCACTAGAAGGCAAAGATGCATGGCATTTTAGCCGCTTTATTGCGAGTATTTTAGGGTTAGAGCATCGCAAAGAATTAGAAACAGAGATTCATCATTATTCAAAATTTGATGCTGCTAATTTATTACTGAATCAAAATATGCCAATTGATAATTTAAAAGTAATTATTGAAAATTATTTTGATGTACCTGTGGAAATTTTGCAAAATATTGGGCAATGGATTGATGCATCAGAATTTAGTACACAATTATCTAATCCTAATAAACTGATGCTTGGACAGGGCTTATTGATCGGAGATAAAATTTTTGATGCAACACAAAAAATTCGTATACGCATTGGACCAATTAAACCTGAGCAATATTTAAAATTTTTACGAGGTCAGAAGGCTGCATTAAAACTCGCAGAATGGGTTGAACATTATACACGGCATCAATTTCAATGGGATGCTGAGTTTATTGTTGATAAAGAGTTTATTTCACAACAACAATTGGGGCAAGGACTTGCTTTGGGGTATACCTCTTGGCTTGGTCAGCCTATTGCAAATCCAGAAGTCATTATAGAATATTAA
- the tssH gene encoding type VI secretion system ATPase TssH: MSEVSRSALFSKLNKTLYKSLENAFFFAKLRENRFVEILHWLYQLEQQSDNDLFFIQQHFSLNQEKILNDIEQQISQLKSGHTSVNDFSDDIIQLIEETWLYSSLKFSSQNIRSGHLIYCLLTSTPFKRVLLNISDEFSKISPELLQEDLFKLCKDSVEQQQIQSDATAHEISSTSQSSLAKFATNLTQQAREKKLDPVTARDDEIRQMINILLRKRQNNPLLTGEAGVGKTAVVEGLAIKIAEQDVPPALQNVEIYLLDIGALKAGASVTGEFENRLKSVIREVNESAKPIILFIDEIHTLVGAGGAAGTGDAANLLKPALARGELRTIGATTWAEYKKYFEKDPALTRRFQTVQVAEPSEENATSMLRALVERLEQHHQVKILDEAVVASVKLSKRYIPARQLPDKAIGILDTACARVSVSLSAIPVRLTEIQQLILSAEQEKSHLLKQQEFGHQVNANRLIKIDESIQSYIAERDLIKQQYQQEKQIVDHLQQVREQLHIPKDLLENRSEQEVLALREQQQQLLIELRKVQAEQSLIFPVVDAELVAQVVADWTGIPVGKMLGDEVQRILDLSNVLNQRVIGQTHGLDAISKRIRTSRAMLDDPNKPIGVFMLAGPSGVGKTETALALADTIYGGEHNLITINMSEYQEPHTVSTLKGAPPGYVGYGEGGVLTEAVRRKPYSVVLLDEVEKAHPDVHEVFFQVFDKGWMEDGEGRYIDFKNTVIILTTNVGSDLIMDLCQDEDLKPTVDGLQKALREPLLRVFPAALLGRIQTIPYYPLSQEMLEKIVQLQLNRVVKRIYTNHEIELSYSDTVLTHIVERCTELESGGRMIDAIISNHILPELSLKILSVMGGDDKIKQIKINIQDQQLSYEYLT, from the coding sequence ATGTCAGAGGTTAGTCGTTCAGCATTATTTTCAAAACTCAATAAAACACTGTATAAAAGTTTAGAAAATGCTTTTTTCTTTGCAAAATTGCGTGAAAATCGTTTTGTAGAGATTCTACATTGGTTATATCAACTCGAACAGCAAAGTGACAATGATTTATTTTTCATCCAACAGCATTTTTCACTCAATCAAGAAAAGATTTTGAATGATATTGAACAACAAATTAGTCAGCTAAAAAGTGGACATACCTCAGTAAATGATTTTTCTGATGATATTATCCAACTGATTGAAGAAACTTGGTTATATAGTTCATTGAAGTTTTCGAGTCAAAATATTCGTAGTGGACATCTCATATATTGTTTATTGACTTCAACGCCATTTAAACGAGTTTTGTTGAACATATCAGATGAATTTTCAAAAATTAGTCCAGAGTTATTGCAGGAAGACTTATTTAAGCTGTGCAAAGATTCGGTTGAGCAGCAACAAATCCAGTCTGATGCTACTGCACATGAAATATCAAGTACTAGTCAATCCAGTTTAGCTAAGTTTGCAACGAATTTAACCCAGCAAGCGCGTGAGAAGAAGTTAGACCCTGTGACTGCACGTGATGATGAAATTCGTCAAATGATCAATATTTTATTGAGAAAAAGACAGAATAATCCACTGCTTACAGGTGAGGCAGGAGTCGGGAAAACTGCAGTTGTGGAAGGTTTGGCGATCAAGATAGCAGAGCAAGATGTACCACCTGCTTTACAAAATGTTGAAATTTATCTGCTTGATATTGGTGCTTTAAAAGCTGGTGCGAGTGTTACAGGTGAGTTTGAAAACCGTCTAAAATCTGTTATTCGTGAAGTGAATGAGAGTGCTAAGCCAATTATTTTATTTATTGATGAAATTCATACTCTAGTAGGTGCAGGCGGCGCAGCTGGTACTGGAGATGCTGCAAATCTGTTAAAACCTGCTTTGGCACGTGGGGAGTTACGAACTATTGGTGCAACGACTTGGGCAGAATACAAAAAATATTTCGAAAAAGATCCAGCATTAACTCGTCGTTTTCAGACTGTACAAGTTGCAGAACCTTCTGAGGAGAATGCGACATCAATGTTACGTGCATTGGTCGAGCGTTTAGAACAGCATCATCAAGTTAAAATTTTAGATGAAGCCGTTGTTGCATCAGTTAAATTATCTAAACGTTATATTCCTGCCCGTCAGTTGCCAGATAAAGCAATTGGTATTTTAGACACCGCTTGTGCACGTGTATCGGTCAGTTTAAGTGCAATACCAGTTCGTCTAACTGAAATTCAGCAACTTATTTTAAGTGCTGAACAGGAAAAGAGTCATTTATTAAAGCAACAAGAATTTGGGCACCAAGTGAATGCTAATCGATTGATCAAAATAGATGAAAGTATTCAATCTTATATTGCTGAACGAGATTTAATTAAACAACAATATCAACAAGAGAAGCAAATTGTTGATCATTTACAACAAGTGCGTGAACAGCTACATATACCAAAAGATTTACTTGAAAATCGATCTGAGCAAGAGGTGTTAGCTTTACGAGAGCAACAACAACAACTTTTAATTGAGTTACGTAAAGTTCAAGCTGAACAGTCTTTAATTTTTCCTGTTGTAGATGCTGAGTTAGTTGCACAAGTTGTTGCTGATTGGACAGGTATTCCTGTTGGTAAAATGCTTGGGGATGAAGTACAACGCATTTTAGATCTTTCAAATGTTCTAAATCAACGTGTGATTGGTCAAACACATGGTTTAGATGCGATTAGTAAGCGGATTCGAACATCACGTGCAATGTTAGATGATCCAAATAAACCTATTGGGGTCTTTATGTTGGCAGGTCCTTCAGGTGTTGGGAAAACTGAAACAGCATTGGCCTTGGCGGATACGATCTATGGTGGTGAGCATAATTTAATCACAATTAATATGAGCGAATACCAAGAACCACATACTGTTTCAACCTTAAAAGGTGCACCTCCAGGCTATGTTGGTTATGGTGAAGGAGGTGTTTTAACTGAAGCTGTGCGTCGTAAACCATATAGTGTAGTTTTGCTTGATGAAGTCGAAAAAGCACATCCAGATGTACATGAGGTTTTCTTTCAGGTTTTTGATAAAGGATGGATGGAAGATGGTGAAGGACGTTATATTGACTTTAAAAATACAGTGATTATTTTGACTACTAATGTTGGATCAGACTTGATTATGGACCTTTGTCAAGATGAAGATTTAAAACCAACAGTTGATGGTCTACAAAAAGCCTTACGTGAGCCATTGCTTAGAGTATTTCCTGCTGCCCTGCTAGGACGTATCCAAACAATTCCGTATTATCCTCTTTCACAAGAAATGTTGGAAAAAATTGTTCAATTACAATTAAATCGTGTAGTGAAGCGGATTTATACAAATCATGAAATCGAACTGAGTTATTCTGATACTGTATTGACTCATATTGTAGAACGTTGTACCGAACTAGAGTCGGGTGGTCGAATGATTGATGCTATTATTAGCAACCATATTTTGCCTGAACTCAGTTTAAAAATACTGTCTGTTATGGGGGGAGACGATAAAATTAAACAAATTAAGATAAATATTCAAGATCAACAATTGAGTTATGAATATTTAACTTAA